Sequence from the Ereboglobus luteus genome:
CCGTTGTCGAGGACGCCCGCTTCCGCAAGGCCACCATCACCACCGGTGTCGTCATGTTCGACCTCTGCGCCGGCGACCTCAACGGCGACAAGCTTCCCGACCTCGTTTACACCGGCTCGCCCCAGGCGCTCACGCTCCGCCTCCAGCAAACCGATGGCTCGTGGGTTGAGAAAAAAATCCCCGAGGCTCCCGCGCCCAACCAGCTTGTTGGCTCGCTCAAAATCGCCGACCTCGACGGCGACGGCCGCGCCGATCTCGCCATGCTCGGCAAAAACGAACTCGCCGTTTTTTATCAAACGGATGGCGGCATCCTCGCCGCGCCCGAGCGCTACACGCTTCCCGACAACAACTGCTACGGCCTCGAAATTTGCGATGTCGATGGCGACGGGCTTGCGGACCTTGTTTACCTCTGCAACGGCGCGCGCCAGACAGTTCGCGTCCGCCTTCAAACTCCGTCTCGCCAGTTCGGCCCCGAGCTTTCCTACGAGATCAAACACTCCCGCTGCACGCTGCAAATCCTGCAACAAGCCGACGCCAAAACCGGCCGCCACGCCATCTTTGCCTTTGCGCAAGACGGCACCGGCCAGCTGGAGGAATTCACCCTCAAGCCCGGCGATGCCTCTTCCGGGAGCGTCGGGTTCCAGCCTGGCACCACGCCGCTTCCTTCCATCAACCCCCGCATCTTCAGCCCCCGTCCCGGTGCAAAAACCCCCGCCGCCTACGCCATCGGCAATTTCACCGCCGAGCCCAAGCCCCGCTCCTCGCTTCCCTCAAAATCAGCCTCGCGTTTTCCCGGTCCCGACATCGTCGTTTCCGATCCCGATGCCGCGCAAATTTATCTCTATGCGCGCCAACCCGACGGCGGTTTCACCACGGCAAAAAAATCACCCGTGTTTTCCGACGCGCGCGCCCTTGCCGCGGGCGATTGGTATGACGAAGGCCGCGACGTGCTCTTCATCGGCAGTCCCAAGGAACAGGCCGTCGGCGTTTCCCGCTACATTGACGGGCGCTTCGAGTATCCCAAGCCGCTTCCCGTCACCGGGCGCCCCCTCGACGTTGCTTACGGTGATTTCGACGGCCTTGGGCAAAAACTTCTGGCCGTTCTTCTTGAACACAAAGGCAAGCGTTCCATCGAACTCTGGTCGCGCGACGGCGACACAGCCAAACTCGAGCACACCATCCCGATCACCAACCTCAAGACCGACCCGCGCGCGCTCCGCCTCCTCGACGCCAACCAGGACGGCAAGCTCGACATCGCCGTATTCACTCCGCTCGACGCCATGCGCCTCTACGTGCAGGGAGACGGTCTCGAATTCACCGAGGCCAGCGCCGACTCCGGGTTCCGCCGCAGCCTTGTGGACAAACTCGAATCCTCCGCGCTCACTCTTGGCGATATCGACGGCGACGGCAAACACGAGCTAGTCACCGCTCATTCCGGGTTTGCCCGCGCACTCCGGCTCGACGCCTCCGGCGGCCTTCAAGTCATCGAGCAATTCAATGCCCGCGATCCCAACACCGAGGTCGCCGCAGTCCTTGCCATTCCCGACTCGCCCTCGCCTGTCACCGCCTCCGACTGGCAAAAACCCGGCCTTGGCGCGACGGTGTCCCAATCCAAAACCCAGGGGTCAAAATCCAGGATCACAGTGGTTCTCTACGATCGCAAATCCGAGCAATTTCAAATCCTGCGCTCCGACGAAAGCGGGTTGTATCAAATAGTGGATACGGTCCCCGCCGGAAAAATCGAGGTCACGGGAGCCGAGGTTCTTCCCGCCACCAACGAGGCGTTTATTTTCGGACGCGACCGTTTCTGGTGGCTTCCGCTGGGACGGCGCGACCTTGCCGTCGCGACACTTTCCACGCACACCACCGACCTCCCCAATATCAGTTATGCCGACGTCATCGCCGGCGACCTTGTTGGCGACGGCCGGCCCGAAATCATTTGCGTCGATCCCGCGAAAAACCTTCTCGAAATCCTGCGTCGCAACGACGACGGCATGCGCTGGGATAGCATCATGCACTTCAAGGTTTTCGAAATCGACCAGCACTACCAGGGCCGACGCGGCACACAGCTCGAGCCGCGCGAAACCGTGATTGCCGACATCACCGGCAACGGAAAAAAATCAATTATCCTCGTCGTTCACGACCGCGTGCTCATCTATCCGCAAGAGTGATCTCATGCCATTTCGAGCGTTAGCGACAGTCTGCCAGCCACCCTGCCGTTGATGGCGCCCAAAGAATAAATCTCCTTCTCGAATGGGCTCACAAAACGCCGGCGCCTGTTTCCCGCCGGCGAATTACGCCGGCGGAAAATCTTTTAACCGGGCGTGTCGGAGCATGCTCCGATCAGCGCCCGGGGGTTCTCATACCATCGCGAAATCCATCTGGCGTTTGAAGCGGTCCACTTTTTTCACAACGACGGTGATGTGTTCGCCAACCTTGAGGTATTTCTTGGTTTTGCGCCCGACGAAAGCCGTGTTGCTCGCGTTCGGGAAATAAACGTCACCCGCAAAACTGTCCTTGTTGATGAAGCCGAAGCTCATCGACTCGGTCAGCTCGATGAAGAGACCCGCGCCGCGCACGTCGGTGATGACCGCGTCAAACTTGGTTTTCTTTTTCTTGGAGAGTTCGCGCTCGAAAAATTCGAGTGTCTTGATCTTCACGCTCTCACGCTCGGCCTCGGCGCTGTTGGTTTCGGTGAGGCTGAGGTGCTCGCCGAGCGAGGCCATGCTGCCGGCGCTGTAGCCGAATTTGTAATCGGCGGGAACGGGATGCCCGGCGTGCTTGATGAGGTAATACGCGAGCACGCGGTGCACGACGAGGTCGGAGTAGCGGCGGATGGGCGAGGTGAAGTGTGTGTAGTCCTTTTTCGCGAGCCCGTAATGGCCGTCGGGTGTGGCGCGGTAGCAGGCTTTTTTCAGGCTGCGCAAGAGCTGGCTGCGGAGCACGTAGCCCTGCGGGTGTTTCTCGAGGGCGGCGAGCACCTTGACGATTTCCTTGCGCTGCGTGAGGTCGCCGGCCTCGACGCCGGCGGTGGCGAGAACCTTTTGGTATTCGATGAGTTTGTCCTCGTCGGGTTCGTCGTGCACGCGGTAGAGCGAAACGAGCTTGTGCGCGCGCGTGAGGCGCGCGACGGCTTCGTTGGCGGCGAGCATGAACTCCTCGATGAGCTGGTGGCTTTCGTCGTTCTCGATGCGCTCGAGCCGGTCGGCGTAGCCCTTTTCATCAACGAAGATTTTTGTTTCGGGCATGTCGAGGTCGAGCGAGCCGTGCGCCATGCGTTCGCGGCGGAGCTTGGCGGCGATTTTCCAGAGGCTGCGCAACCAGTGCTGCAAGTCCACGAGTTCGAGGTCGGTCAGTTCCTTGAGCGCGCGTCCGGTCGAGCCGGTCTGGTGCGCGGGCGGAACGGGGAGCGCGCGGATTTTCGCAATGCTGTTTTCAAACATGAACGCGTAGGCCTGTTTGTAGGTGAGGCGCTTGCGCGAGCGGATGACTGTGCTGGCAAAGGTTGTGTTGGTGATGCGGAGTTTTTTGTCGAAGGTGAGAAAGACCGCCTTGCAGAGGCGGTCCTGCCCCTCGACGAGCGAGCAAAGTCCGTTGGAGAGTTTTTGCGGCAGCATCGGGATGACGGTGCCGACGAGGTAGGTGGAGTTGCCGCGTTTCCGCGCCTCGCGATCGAGCGAGGTGCCGGGGCGCACGTAGTTGGAAACGTCGGCGATGTGAATGCCGACGCGCGTCTCGTCGTTGTCGAGCGTCTCGATGGAGAGGGCGTCGTCGAAATCCTTCGCGTCGTCGGGGTCGATGGTGAACGTCGGCGTGTCGCGGTAGTCGAGCCGCCCGGGAAGTTGCGTCGCGGCGACCTCGGAAGGAAGCGCGGCGACTTCGCGCTCGACGTCGGCGGGAAACTTCGGGTCGAGATTATGTTTTATGAGAATGCCCGCGAGCTCCGCGCCCGGCTCGAAGGTTTTGCCGAGGCATTGCGTGATTTTGCCCTCGAGCGGTTTGTGGCGCGCGGTCCATTCGGCGAGTGCGACGACGACTTTGTCACCCGGTCCGGGCACGGGTTTGATGCCGCTCGCGGCGGGATCGCCGACGGCGATGTCCTGCACGAAGCGCGGATCGTCCACGTTGACATAGAATTTGTTGCGGATGCGCGTGAGGTTGCCGACGACGGTGTTGCTCTCGCGCTCGGCGACGCTGACGACGCGCCCGGTGGGCTCGGGCGGACGGCCGTTGCGCGCGCGCGACATTTGCGGCGAGATTTTCACGAGCACCTTGTCGCCGTGGAGCGCGACGCCGGTGTCCTCGGGCGCGATTTGGATGGCGGGTTCGTCGATGGCGTTTGCGCCGGCGCGTCCGGGCAGCGGGTCGAGAATGACAAATGCCGAGCCGCCCTGCCGGAACATGATTTTGCCCGTGCGCGTGTCGTCCTCGCCCGCGAGCGCGAGCCGGTCGCCCTGCACGTGAACGATGCTGCCCTTGGAGAGGAGCTGGCGGATTTCAAATTTGAGCGAGTTGCGCTCCTTTTTATTGAGCGCGAGCGAGTGCCCGAGCGCCTTGATGTCCTGCGGCCTGTAATGGCGCTGGCGCAGATGTGCGAGTATGCGGTCGCGAAGTTTCATATGAATGCGTAATGTGGATTGTCAGGCTACTTCGTAAACGGAGTGCGGGATGAAGGGGATGCGAATGATTCAATTGCTTGTTGGCGTTTTTTCCCGGGCCAACACTCCCGAATGGATGGAAAAGGATTGGCGCTGGTAACAAGGAATCAGCTCTCATGCGTTGTCACCATGAAAATCTTTCCGGCCCGCCGCGAAAAGGCGCGGCTTGCGAACTGCTAGCGGGCATCGCGCAAACATTCATGCTGGCAAAAACGGCCGCAATCCTGCTACTGCTTTTTTTCATCTGCTGCCCGAGTGGCGGAATGGTAGACGCTGGGGACTTAAAATCCCTTGTCTGAAAAGACGTGCGGGTTCGAGTCCCGCCTCGGGCACCAGTTGTGAAATAAGTGTTGTTTCGCGCGGGCGCGTTATAGTTTTTCCCTGGCGAGGGCGGGGATGTTTTCGCCGCCTTTCAGCGGGCGGAGACGGTATTTGTATTCGAGCGTCCACTGGCCGAGGAGGTGTTCCTTGTGCGGCATGGCGCGCCAGGAGTTGTCACCGCCGAGGCCGCGCTGGTGCAGGTCGAGGTTGAGTGTGACCGTATCGCGGTCGGGGAGCTGGTAGGGATAGAAGTTGTCCTTGTGCGCCGCGCTGAAGAGGTCCTCGGTGGCGGAGTGCAGCGCGTTGGCGCCGAGGCGCGGCGTGACGGCCACCGCAAGCAGGCCGCGGCCGTTGTCGTCGGTGAGCGCGAGCCAGCGCACGTTTTCCTTGTTGCCGGTTTCCTGCGGTTTTATGTAGGGGAAAAATTGGTCGCGCACTTTGCCATTGTAGATGCCGACGCGGGCGTCCTGGCGGTCCCAGTAGGTTTCGTGCGGGCCTTTGCCGAACCAGGCGAGGTTGTCGAAGCCGGCGCGGAGCGTGGTTTGCATGCCGAAGCGCGGGGGCTCGGCGGCGCGCTTGGCGGGGTCGGCAATGAGTTCGCTTTCAACCAGGATGTCGCCTTCGGGGAAGACCGTCCAGGTGAGGCGTTGCGTGCGACGGACGGCCTCGACTTGCCCTTCAACCGAGATCACGACGCGTCCGTCGGCCTGCCTGGCGTCGATGTTGGTCACGCGCCAGGTTTCGTGCGCGTGGCGCCACTGGCCGGGGCCGTTGGCGGGCTTTTTGCCGGAGGGTTTGCCGAGGTCGGTCATTTTGTTGCCGCGATCGTTGTCAACGGGCGCGCGCCAGTAGTGGGGGCCGAGCGGTTTTTCCAAGAGCTCGGTCGAGCCGGTTTTAAGCGAGGCGAGGAAGCCGGTTTTGCGGTCAAAGGCGACGGTGAAATCGGAGCCTTCGACGATGAACCGGTCGGCGGTTTCCTTTAGCGCGGGGGATTTTTTGGAGGAGGTGATTCTTTTCGCGGGGGCCGAGACCGGCAGCGGAAATTGCTCCCATGCGATTTCGTGGCCGGCTTTTGCCCAAGGGGTGTCGGCGCGCAGGGTGAAGATGACTTCGAGGAAATATTCGACGCCGGGCTCGGGCGCGATTGACGCCATGGGAATGCCGGCGCGTTTTGTCTCGCGCGGGGAGACGGTGAGTTTGTCGAGCGTGCCGCGCTGGATTTCAACGCCGTCGGCGGTCACGCGCCACGAGGCTTTGAGCCAGTCGGCGGTGTTCTGGAAATCGGCCCAGTTGGTGATGTCGATTTCGGGGGATTTTTTTGCGAGGCCGCCGGGCGCGGCGTTCATCTGGACGGGTTGGTAAACTTTTTTGACCTCGGCGAGTCCGGGGTGGGGAGTGCGGTCGGCGCTGATGAGGCCGTTGGCGCAGAAGTTGCCGTCGGAGGGGAACTGGCCGGGCGCGCCGAAGGTGCCGCCGTAGGCGAAGAAGGTGCCGAGCTTGGGGTCGAGCGGGATGGATTTTGGGTTTTCCATTTGCACGATGGTGCGCGAGGCGGGGACGGGGGTGCGCAGGCCTTGGTCAACCCAATCCCAGATGAAGCCGCCCTGAAGGTGCGGCGTGCCGGCGTAGATGGGGCGCCAATAGGCCCAGATGTCGCCGTTGCTGTTGCCCATGGCGTGGGAATACTCGCACATGATGAAGGGTTTTGAGCGTGGGAGGGCGGCGTAGTTGAGCACGGTTTCGGGGGGCGGATACATGGGGCAAACGACGTCGGTGAACTCGTTGCTGTGGTCGGATTCGTATTGGACGGGACGGGTGTCGTTTGCCTTGAGCCAGCGGTAGCCGGCGCGGAAGGCTTCGCCGAAGGCGGATTCGTTGCCGAGCGACCAGCCGATGACGCAGGCGTGGTTTTTGTCGCGTTGATACATGCGCTGGATGCGCTCGACGTGGGCGGCGTGCCAGTCGGGTTCGTCGGCGAGGGCGCGCTGGCGTCCGGCGTTGGTTTCGTTCATCTGGGCGTGCGACTCGATGTTGGCCTCGTCGATGACGTAGAGGCCGTATTCGTCGCAGAGCGCATACCATTCGGAGACGTTGGGGTAGTGGCAGGTGCGGACGGCGTTGATGTTGTTTTGCTTCATCAGGCGGATGTCCTCGATCATGCCTTCGCGGGTGAGCGTGTAGCCGTGGTCGGGGTCCCATTCGTGGCGGTTGACGCCGCGCATGAGGGCGGGTTTGCCGTTGACGAGGAAGCGGCCGTCGCGGGTTTCGGTGGAGCGGAAACCGACGCGCCAGGGGATGGTTTCGAGTGTGCGGCCGGCGGCGTCTTTCACGGAGATGAGCAGCGTGTAGAGCGCGGGGATCTCGGCGGACCATTTGGCGGGATTTTTGATGGTGGCGGATTTTTCGAAGCGCGCGGCGGCGGATGCGGCGAGGTTTTGCGCGGGGATGGAGAGGACGGCGATTTGTTTGCCTTGGGGTGAGAGAAGGCGCGCCTCGATGGCGGCGCCCCGGGGTTGTCGGTGAGGTTTTTCAGCTCGCCGGAGAGCGTGAGGGTGGCGTCGCGGTAGCCGGTGTCGAGCGCGGTGGTGATTTTGAAATCGCGCAGGTGCACGCCGGGCGCGCTCCAGAGCCAGACGTCGCGGAAGATGCCGCTCAGGCGCCAGAAATCCTGGTCCTCAAGGTAGGAGCCGTCGTTCCAGCGGATGACTTCGACGGCGAGGATGTTTTCGCCGCCGTCCGTGCGCAGGTGCGGCGTGACGCGGAAGGTGGAGGGCGTGCGGCTGTCCTTATTATAGCCGAGTTTTTTGCCGTTGAGCCAGACGGTGAACAGCGAGCTGACGCCGTCGAAGGTGAGAAAAATTTCACGGCCGCGCCAGTCGGCGGGCGTGGCGAATGCGCGGCGGTAGCTGGAGACGGGGTTGTAATCGCCGGGGATGACCGGCGGTGTCACGTCGCGCCACGGGTAGGTCTGGTTCGAGTAGGTGGGGATGCCGTGGCCCTCAATTTCGACGCAGGAGGGCACGCGGATGGAGCCCCATTTCGCGTCGTCGAAATCTGTTTTCCAAAAATCGAGCGGGCGTTTTTCGGGATGCGAAACCCAGTGGTATTTCCATGCGCCGTTGAGCGTGCGATAAAAGGGCGAGTCCTCGCGGCGCAGCTTTTTGGCGGAGGCTTCGTCGGCGAAAACCGTCATCGACGCGAAGGCGGGCTCCTGGCCCTCGCTTTGCCTCGTGGGATCGGCCCAGAGGGGCTTGGCATCGGAGGCGGCGTGCGCGAGCGGATTGATTGAAATTGCAAGAAGGGCGAGGAGGGCCGGGAGGTGTTTTCTCATGGGTAAAATGACGGAGCGATTGTCTTTCGGCGATTGTTGCAAGGTGGGTTGGGCGGACTGCAAATATGACGATGCCATTGCATGATGCGCCTGAATGTTTGTCACAACATTTCTTCATGGTTTGGTGATGTGACCATGCGCGCGCCCGTCCCGCATTGATGGAGGGATTGACAAAGGCGGGTGTTGTGCCCGCCAATAAAACACCCTCACAACCGAAACCGCCCAAACACGCCGCCAACATGTCCCCATCGTCACGCCGCTTTACTTCGTTGCCCGCGCAGGTTGCCGACGCGCTGCGCCAAGGCATCGATCAGGGGGCGTGGAAGGACTGGTTGCCCGGCGAGCGCACCTTGGGGGAAATGTATCAGGTAAGCCGCAAAACATTGCGCAAGGCGCTGGCGCAGTTGCAGGCAGAGGGGCTCGTGAAGGCCGAGCATGGACTGGGCAACCGCATCATGGCGCCCAAGTCCCGCAAATCGCGGAAGGCCGGGACGGAGCAGGTGGTGGCTTTGCTCACGCCCGATCCGATGGAATACATGCGGCCGCACACGCTGCTTTGGATCAACCGGCTCAAGTCGATGCTTATCGAAAACGGCTCCAAGCTGATCACGCTCGACGGGCGCAAATACTTTGGAAAACAACCGGGCGGCGCGCTGGCGAAGCTCAATGCGCAGCAATCGATCGCGTGCTGGTTGCTGGCCAATTCGACGGAGTCAACGCAGCGCTGGTTTCACGATCACAAGGTGCCGTGCGTGATCGCGGGCTCCTGCCATCCGGGGATCGATTTGCCGCATGTCGATCTCGATCATTATGCGATGTGCCGTCACGCGGCGGGCGTGCTGCTTGCGGCGGGGCACACGCGTGTGGCGTTGTTGAACGAGCGCTCCGGGCGCGCGGGCGACGCGGAAAGCGAGGCGGGATTCATCGCGGGCGTGCGCGATTCGCGCCGCGAGGCGGCGGTGCCGCTGGTGCTTTACCACGACCACACGGCCGCGAGTTTGTCGCGCGCGATCACCCGTTTGCTGGACATGCCGAACCCGCCCACGGCGTTGCTGGTTTCGAACAGCGCGAGTTATCTCACGGTGATCAGCGTGCTCGCGCAACGCGGCTTGCGCGTGCCGGCCGACATGTCGGTGGTGTCGCGCGACGACGAGCCGTTCCTGAGTTTTCTCGTTCCCACGCCGTCGCGATACACGGCGGGCCCCTATACATTTGCCAAAAAAATCCTGAGGCCGCTCATGCAAATTTTGCACGGCGAAAGTGTCACGACGCGCAGCATCCGCATCATCCCCGATTATCACAAGGGCGGCTCGCTGCGTGTGCTTTAGGATGCGGGAGCGCCCTGAAAAGTTTTCGCAAGTTCCTTGAGTCCCAAGTTCAACGTGCGCAGGTCGCCGCCCGGGCCTATGAGCTGCGCGCCGAGTGCGCGAACTTTTTGGTAGTGATCGGGGCCGATTCCAAGCGTCCCCCAAAACTTGCCATGCTGTTTGCAGGCTTCGTCCACGCGTTTCATCGCGGCGAGAACATCGGGATGCCCGATCTGGCCGAGCTTGCCGATGCGGTGCGCGTAATCACCCGGGCCGAAGAAAATGCCGTCCACGCCCGGGGTCGCTATGATTTCGTCCACCTTGCAAAGCCCGAGCTCGGTTTCAACCTGGCAGAGAATCGCGGTCTCGCGGTTTTGATAGGAAACGTATTCGGTCGCGGGAATCGTGCCGTAGCGCGCGTCGATGCCGCCGCCATTCCAGCCGCGCAGGCCCGTGGTTTCACCCGCGGCCGGCGAGGGGTTGTTGAACTTGGCCCAGCTGACGATCCGGGCGGCCTCCTCGGCGCTCTCGACCATGGCGCACATGATGCCGCCGACGCCTGTTTCAAGGACGCGCTGCACGGTCTGGTAGTTCGACGCGTGAAAACGCGCGAGTGTCGTCACCGGGTGCGCGCGGGCGACGAGGTTTAGCACCGCAAGCTGGTCGGTCGGGATGTCGAAATGCTCCAGGTCAAACCAGAGTGTCTCGAACAATTTGCTGTTGCAGATAAAGTCGACATAACGCGGGGTCGCATGGTTGCCGAAACTATAGCAATGCTCGACGCGGCCCGCGCGAACATTGGCCAGAAGTTGGTTGGGTTTTAAAGAGGGCATGGTTTGAAAATTATAATACTTTCGGGACTAAAAGGCGTCCTGCTGATTGTTCTGTGGCATTATTTTGTTCGCAACACCAATGAACTCTGGTGGATTCCTCCGGGTGCCAGTTATACTTGATTGAGCGAATAATGCGCGAAAGATTGTTTTATTTTAATTCAATTTGCGTGTGATTGGCGCAACCGAACCCATGATAAAAAAAATCCCCATTCTGATGACCTGGCTGGCAGCCTGCGGCGTTTGCATGCTTTCGTGCAGCCGCGGGGAACCCCGGGGAGCGGCGCGGAATCGGGAATATAAACAGGGCGTGATTTCATGGGAGCGGGTCGCTGATTTGCCTGATCCAGTTGGACTCAAGGGCATGTTTTCAGGTGTGAGCAACGGGCGGATCATACTGGCCGGCGGCTCCAACTTTCCAACGCCGAGGAACGAGGGCGGCAAGAAGACATTTTCGAATCGCATATTTACCTGTTCGCCCGACAAGGCGCGCGGGGGCGGCTGGGTCGTTGACGCGACTGTGTTGCCGGAGGGGCTGGGCGAAGGCGCATCGGTCACGACCGGGCTCGGTGTAATTACGATAGGCGGAGCCGGCGCCCATGGCGCATCGGCTGATGTGTGGTTGTTGCAATGGGATTCCGCGGCGGCAAAAGTCACCCGCCGGGCATTGCCATCGCTGCCGATGCCGCTGGCAAACGCCGCCGCCGCCTGCCATCAGGGAAAACTCTATGTGGCGGGCGGAGAAAACGCCGGGAAAGTGTCCGGAACGTTTTATGTAATTGATATCGCCGCCGCCGCGGATGCGACAGTCAAAACTGAATGGATGCAGCTGCCTGCGTGGCCGGGGCCGGCGCGCTTTGGCGCGGTGATGGCTGTTCTGGAATCGGATGCGGGAGCGGCTTTGTATATGTTCGGGGAAGGGCCGAATCGAGCGGCCCCGTGAAAGAGACGGATTATCTTGCGGATGGGTTTGATTATAATTTTTCGACGCAAACCTGGGGCATTGCTCCGGCCATGCCGCATCGCGCGCTTGCGGCAACGGGCGCGCGCATCAATGA
This genomic interval carries:
- a CDS encoding FG-GAP repeat domain-containing protein; amino-acid sequence: MIPRLRITLLLFSLVALHSPSFANGASAPLALTGPEVVKLDWGTRSLQVADLNGDGLPDIAVANNDRSTIELLYQLKPGEPPPRVPASLSPNRWEPVVEDARFRKATITTGVVMFDLCAGDLNGDKLPDLVYTGSPQALTLRLQQTDGSWVEKKIPEAPAPNQLVGSLKIADLDGDGRADLAMLGKNELAVFYQTDGGILAAPERYTLPDNNCYGLEICDVDGDGLADLVYLCNGARQTVRVRLQTPSRQFGPELSYEIKHSRCTLQILQQADAKTGRHAIFAFAQDGTGQLEEFTLKPGDASSGSVGFQPGTTPLPSINPRIFSPRPGAKTPAAYAIGNFTAEPKPRSSLPSKSASRFPGPDIVVSDPDAAQIYLYARQPDGGFTTAKKSPVFSDARALAAGDWYDEGRDVLFIGSPKEQAVGVSRYIDGRFEYPKPLPVTGRPLDVAYGDFDGLGQKLLAVLLEHKGKRSIELWSRDGDTAKLEHTIPITNLKTDPRALRLLDANQDGKLDIAVFTPLDAMRLYVQGDGLEFTEASADSGFRRSLVDKLESSALTLGDIDGDGKHELVTAHSGFARALRLDASGGLQVIEQFNARDPNTEVAAVLAIPDSPSPVTASDWQKPGLGATVSQSKTQGSKSRITVVLYDRKSEQFQILRSDESGLYQIVDTVPAGKIEVTGAEVLPATNEAFIFGRDRFWWLPLGRRDLAVATLSTHTTDLPNISYADVIAGDLVGDGRPEIICVDPAKNLLEILRRNDDGMRWDSIMHFKVFEIDQHYQGRRGTQLEPRETVIADITGNGKKSIILVVHDRVLIYPQE
- a CDS encoding ribonuclease R family protein, translating into MKLRDRILAHLRQRHYRPQDIKALGHSLALNKKERNSLKFEIRQLLSKGSIVHVQGDRLALAGEDDTRTGKIMFRQGGSAFVILDPLPGRAGANAIDEPAIQIAPEDTGVALHGDKVLVKISPQMSRARNGRPPEPTGRVVSVAERESNTVVGNLTRIRNKFYVNVDDPRFVQDIAVGDPAASGIKPVPGPGDKVVVALAEWTARHKPLEGKITQCLGKTFEPGAELAGILIKHNLDPKFPADVEREVAALPSEVAATQLPGRLDYRDTPTFTIDPDDAKDFDDALSIETLDNDETRVGIHIADVSNYVRPGTSLDREARKRGNSTYLVGTVIPMLPQKLSNGLCSLVEGQDRLCKAVFLTFDKKLRITNTTFASTVIRSRKRLTYKQAYAFMFENSIAKIRALPVPPAHQTGSTGRALKELTDLELVDLQHWLRSLWKIAAKLRRERMAHGSLDLDMPETKIFVDEKGYADRLERIENDESHQLIEEFMLAANEAVARLTRAHKLVSLYRVHDEPDEDKLIEYQKVLATAGVEAGDLTQRKEIVKVLAALEKHPQGYVLRSQLLRSLKKACYRATPDGHYGLAKKDYTHFTSPIRRYSDLVVHRVLAYYLIKHAGHPVPADYKFGYSAGSMASLGEHLSLTETNSAEAERESVKIKTLEFFERELSKKKKTKFDAVITDVRGAGLFIELTESMSFGFINKDSFAGDVYFPNASNTAFVGRKTKKYLKVGEHITVVVKKVDRFKRQMDFAMV
- a CDS encoding glycoside hydrolase family 2 TIM barrel-domain containing protein, whose amino-acid sequence is MKDAAGRTLETIPWRVGFRSTETRDGRFLVNGKPALMRGVNRHEWDPDHGYTLTREGMIEDIRLMKQNNINAVRTCHYPNVSEWYALCDEYGLYVIDEANIESHAQMNETNAGRQRALADEPDWHAAHVERIQRMYQRDKNHACVIGWSLGNESAFGEAFRAGYRWLKANDTRPVQYESDHSNEFTDVVCPMYPPPETVLNYAALPRSKPFIMCEYSHAMGNSNGDIWAYWRPIYAGTPHLQGGFIWDWVDQGLRTPVPASRTIVQMENPKSIPLDPKLGTFFAYGGTFGAPGQFPSDGNFCANGLISADRTPHPGLAEVKKVYQPVQMNAAPGGLAKKSPEIDITNWADFQNTADWLKASWRVTADGVEIQRGTLDKLTVSPRETKRAGIPMASIAPEPGVEYFLEVIFTLRADTPWAKAGHEIAWEQFPLPVSAPAKRITSSKKSPALKETADRFIVEGSDFTVAFDRKTGFLASLKTGSTELLEKPLGPHYWRAPVDNDRGNKMTDLGKPSGKKPANGPGQWRHAHETWRVTNIDARQADGRVVISVEGQVEAVRRTQRLTWTVFPEGDILVESELIADPAKRAAEPPRFGMQTTLRAGFDNLAWFGKGPHETYWDRQDARVGIYNGKVRDQFFPYIKPQETGNKENVRWLALTDDNGRGLLAVAVTPRLGANALHSATEDLFSAAHKDNFYPYQLPDRDTVTLNLDLHQRGLGGDNSWRAMPHKEHLLGQWTLEYKYRLRPLKGGENIPALAREKL
- a CDS encoding GntR family transcriptional regulator, translating into MSPSSRRFTSLPAQVADALRQGIDQGAWKDWLPGERTLGEMYQVSRKTLRKALAQLQAEGLVKAEHGLGNRIMAPKSRKSRKAGTEQVVALLTPDPMEYMRPHTLLWINRLKSMLIENGSKLITLDGRKYFGKQPGGALAKLNAQQSIACWLLANSTESTQRWFHDHKVPCVIAGSCHPGIDLPHVDLDHYAMCRHAAGVLLAAGHTRVALLNERSGRAGDAESEAGFIAGVRDSRREAAVPLVLYHDHTAASLSRAITRLLDMPNPPTALLVSNSASYLTVISVLAQRGLRVPADMSVVSRDDEPFLSFLVPTPSRYTAGPYTFAKKILRPLMQILHGESVTTRSIRIIPDYHKGGSLRVL
- a CDS encoding HpcH/HpaI aldolase family protein, which gives rise to MPSLKPNQLLANVRAGRVEHCYSFGNHATPRYVDFICNSKLFETLWFDLEHFDIPTDQLAVLNLVARAHPVTTLARFHASNYQTVQRVLETGVGGIMCAMVESAEEAARIVSWAKFNNPSPAAGETTGLRGWNGGGIDARYGTIPATEYVSYQNRETAILCQVETELGLCKVDEIIATPGVDGIFFGPGDYAHRIGKLGQIGHPDVLAAMKRVDEACKQHGKFWGTLGIGPDHYQKVRALGAQLIGPGGDLRTLNLGLKELAKTFQGAPAS